Within the Musa acuminata AAA Group cultivar baxijiao chromosome BXJ2-9, Cavendish_Baxijiao_AAA, whole genome shotgun sequence genome, the region AATGGTGATAACCAGCATCTGGCAGTTCCGGAGGTGATTTGTGTTTTCTTTTTTAAACTAGATTTCGATGGGTATCTCCCCGGGTTTTACTTACTTCTCTGTTTCATAGGCTGTTGACTTTGTCGACAAGCTGCTTCAGTATGATCACCAGGACAGGCCAACAGCAAAAGAAGCCATGGTAAGTGCTCATCTCGTAAATTTTTCGTGCCATATTTATGAGATACTGCTGCTAATAAGATTGCTGGTTGACTCTTCAGGCCCATGCTTACTTCATTCCTGTGAGAAATGCAGAAAGCAGCAGCAGGGCTCGTACTTGAAGTTCCATGTGATGAATCCCCAAGTCCTGTTTCTGTTTCTTTCCTTGCCACATCAATTGTGTTATGcatttgtgtgtgtttgtgtgtattAGGTGAAACTGTTGGAATATTGTTTGACATGAAGACAACAACAGTTCAGCTTGAGAATTTTAGCCATATGCTCGAGTGATTCGAAATGCCTTTTCTGCATGGCAATTACAATTTTGAATTGATAGAATATAAATCTGAATATGAAGTAATAGAAGAGAGCATGCAATTCAGAGGAAAAATATTGAAGTTCTTTGTTTATTggcaatatttttattcatttcaaAATGTGTAAAACTATAAATTAATAAGAATATTGCCCATTTTCTTATTGTTATGCATTTCAATGAAGTTTATTAGGCCAATGCTACTGCTTGATTGTGCAAAAGCTTTAGTATAATTAAATACAGAAGCATAAAGTAGTCTTTAAAATTTTGGATTTCAACTTATACATCTTTGACTCATTCTCTTTTAAGCTTAGAACTATTATTATTCATGGTGAACTattattatgtatgtatatatgtatgtgtgtgtgtgttatgcatGATATGTTATGCATTTCAATGCattagtgtgtgtatatatatatatatgtatgtatatatatatatatatacatgtatgtatatatatatatatatatacatgtatgtatatatatatatatacatgtatgtatatatatatatacacacgcgcacacacacatatatatatatatatatatatatatatatatatatatatatatatgcttcattTGTGAGTTAATATATATTGCTCCATTTAAACCACTTGAATGGTCCACTAAATTACCTAATATCTCAGTATATTCTCAATCAAGCACCGTAAATGTACTGAAATAgtgtaaatctaaaaataaaaaaaaaatctaaagcaaGAAGGTTGAGTTGCAATTTTATTTTACTGCATACAGCAGCATATGAATGCAGAGTTTGGCTCTATATCTTTCGACATCACTTTCTCCAGCAGATGTATTAAAACATTATCAATCCACCTCTCAATGCTATAATATGttcagttctctctctctctctctctctctctctctctctctctctcgctgaccTTCAGTTTCAGGAAAGAGAAGGTATTTTATTGTCTGTGCTTCCTTCTACTGGTACACATCGCTTCTTTTTCTTTCAGATTCAGTGCTCTTCTTTCATTTCATTTGTTTTCTCTCGCACGATCTGGAGAAGCACATTGAAGAAAAGTTAGGTGACATTTGAGAGCTGGAATTTGGTCCATATATTAGTTTGAAGCCTCAACTCATTTGTTCTTTTTTACTTCCATCCACAGATTGCAACTACATTCGACGTCCCAATGATTTGTAGCATGCATGCATCTCAAATAAACTTCATTATAATCTCAAAGTGAGTCTCACGAGCTATTTGTTTTGTGCATTTGTTAATTTTATCGACGTCGATCTTATTGTTTTCTATCTTAAAAGTTTGATCATTAGGGTGGACACATCTTCATCCTCTAAACCCTTCATTATAGTTATAGGTTACACACATATTTTTATCTTTCTCTTTCTTATTCCTAGTTCCTTGTCCATATGTTCACATTGTACCTTTGGTTCTAAAGAACAAGCAATCCTTACATAAACTCGATGTCATATTCTTTTTTGTGATATAGTCAATATTCTCCTGTTTATGATACCATATGCATGTGCATTTAATGCCTAAGGTTAGACAAATCTTCATTATAATTATCCTCTTTTTTTCCTATTTGGtttatcttcttcctcttttacCTCTGGTTGTTAAAGAACAGCCCTAAAGTTGATGCCATATTTCTTGTGATGCAGTCAATCTTCTCCAGTTTCTATATCTTCACATTGCAACTCTAGCTGTTGAAGAACAAGCAATGCTCATCCATATTTGATGTTATATTTCCTTTGATGCACTCAATCTTCTCCTATTCATAATACCATATGAATAGGTCATGTGTCAAGCATCATGCCATGGTTGATTGTTTTGGTATAACAGAGCCTTTGAGCTGTGGATCTCATAGGTCATAAAGAATATGATTCACTAAGGTTGTTTTCAGGAATCACAATCTTTGCAATCTGGTCTTGAATGATACTTAACTCTAATTATGTCTGAGTTCATACAAGCAAATGCTCATTTAACCTCTCAAACAATCCCTGCATCACACATCCCCAATGTCATATCAGAGCTCTGATGCTTACTGTTGCCTGTTAGGAACAATGAGAACATGATGAAGCTCTGAGCAATGGAACAGTGGGTAGGTAACAATCCCAATTTGGGGAACAAGTACTGTGAGCTGACCACTAAACAATGCTCATACCTCCCTTGCATCCTTTCTTTATATCCATCAGAATAATTTTTCCTGATCATGGACTTTCGTCGAGCCGAAAAAACCATTTTGTTTTCCTCTGCAATGTTTGTCGAGCCATGCTAATAATTGCTTGATCCAATCCACCGGGTATGTGGCTTCCTAACCGGGGTCTTGGATGAGCCACCATGTTTACACCTCTCTCTGAGTTGGATCATGAATTAATTATTTGCAAGTGATGCTGAAAGAGAGTTGGAAGCAATTCTAGGCTTTCAGCATCAGCATAAATAGATTTCGGACTTTGCCGTGGAGGCTGCAGGTTGCAATGGCTCAGGAGTCAACTTGGAGCTCGTTTGATGCTACAATGCTTGCTGAGGAGGAGTCCCGAATGATCGCACAATTGCTCAGCAACTACCAGTGTTTTGGCGAGCCAGATCGAGATGTTGGATGCTGTGAACTCCCGCCATCGTCTTGTTGTTCTTCTCATGCAGCTGATTCATGTTGCTGTTGGTCAGCAAATGAGACCAGCAACCCCAGTTTGTGCTACTGGTCTCAGAGTGGAGATGAATCCGATGGAGCACATGCAATCGGCACTGTGCCGGTCTTCACGAACCATTGCTTGGTGGGAGATCAAGTCGCTGTGAATCAAACTTTGAGCATGCACGAACCTACTGCTGCTCATGCAGAGATGCCAAAGCGCAAGAGAGAGTCTCATGCTTCTGAAGGTGATTTCCGTCGTCAAAGTTCTAAGAAAAAGCTTCAGGCTCCGACGAATGTAAGTGTTTGATGAGCATCTCTATGATGGTTGGGGATCAAATCATGCCCATATTGATCCGAAGAACTAGCTGATTCAGGTGCAGGCTCTGAAGAACGTGAAGAAGGCACGACCTGGGAGGAACCAGAAGAGCATTGTGTGTGGTGACGAGGAAGAGAACAATGCTAGGAGCAGTGGCCGGAGTTGCTGCAGCCACAGCTCTGAGGAAGACTCACAAGCTTTCCAGGCTGATCTTAATGCGAAAACACGATCGAATCGATGGCCGGCCACGGATCCTCAAAGCCTCTATGCAAGGGTAATATATTCATCTATCAATCATCCGATAAACTCCAGAATTGGATCAGAATATAATCTCGAAGCCTGTTGAACGCAGCAAAGAAGGGAAAGAATCAATGCTAGATTGAGGACATTGCAGAACCTGGTGCCTAATGGAACTAAAGTAAGTCTTCAGATGAGTGCCTTCCGACTTTTAATGTCCTGTCTTCTTCTTCTGAAACCCTTCTCTGTGACAAAATGAAGAACCACATTGATTCTGCTTGCAGGTTGACATTAGCACAATGCTCGAAGAAGCTGTTCGTTACGTCAAGTTCTTGCAGCTGCAGATAAAGGTGAGACTCTGAACGACTTCCAAGTCCAATTCTGTCATGAAAGATTACTTAGAGATCTTCTCCTCTTTGTGCTGAGAATGTGCAGCTTTTGAGCTCGGATGAGCTGTGGATGTACGCTCCTGTTGTCCACGGCGGGATGATTGATGGCCGAGTCAACTCAGAGATATTTGTGTCTGCAAATACTTGTAATGAGTGGTTCTGAGTCAATGCAGTAAATAATTTGAACTCTGGTTAATAAGCAACATCACTGTCCTTTTGATGAGCTTGTTGTACATGAAGTCTCACACACCAGAAGACTGAAGTCAACTTAGTATCTTTCCGTTGTGTCGTGTTGCAGTGATGAGTTgcaaattatgatcaaaattaCTTGCTCGCCATTTGATCCGATCCGTCAACGCACGTCTTTTCTTTGAGGGGGGTAATTTTTTTAGGgcatttaagataattttatagggtatttttttattttttaatatatatatatatatatatatatatatatatatatatatatatacggtatattttcttatttatctatTTGTTTGGTTCTATGAAACGCGGTCGCCACCGGCCAAAATCCCCAAACCCTTCCGATAAAGATTTTGAATTCGGCAGTTTCCCGCTCCGCTTCTTCTCCGCTCTCTCTCTGACTCTCCTCCATTCGATTCCATCCGATGGAGAAGAGGTTGCGCTCCTCGACCACCTCATCCTCCGCCGACGAAATCCTCTCCTCCGCGGTTTCCCTCGCCGCCACCAAGACCAGCAAGTCCTCTCTCAGATCCCTCATCTTCTCCCTCCCCGCCTCCGCCGACCTCGTCACCTCCCTCCCCCCCGCCCTCCACCTATCCATTTCCCGGTCCCTCGATGCCTTCAAGAACTCCCTCCGCGCTTGCAGCTCCGCCTCGGCCGCTGCCCTTGGTCGTTCCTCCCGTTCCCCTCCCACGAAGCGGTCCAGGCAGTCCTCGAGAGCCCAGACTCCGGAAGCCGCTGGTGCTGAAGGATCTGACAATCCCATTTCTCCTGAAACCTTAGATCACCTCAGGAACCTTAAAGCTTACGCCTTTGTGGCCCACCTCTGCGTCTCCCACCCTAATAACCTGTTCGCCCCCTCCGTCCTCCTGCCGTCTGTTCGATCTCTGCACGACGGTCTCGTGTTGTACGAGTGGGACCCGGCGCTCCTTTCGCAGGTTGCCAGCCTCTGCGAGGAATGGTGGAAGGCGAATCTGCCGGGGAGGGAAAACTTGGTCTCCCAGTCATTGCCGTTCTTGCTCTCGAGTTCGTTAACCGAGGGCAAGAAGGCCGACGTCCGAAGGGTCTACGCGCTCAGGGAGGCGTTCTTGTTGTTTGATTATGTGGATGAGAGCATCGAGGACATGAAGACGCTTCTTGTTCGCTGCGTCATCACGCCAGTGTATCTGAAGATGGACGAAGGAAGGAAGTTCGTAGCTTTCATGCTGGGGTTGAATGGACAGCTTATGAAGGAATCTCTGGTGCTGATGAAATCTCAGATCCCTTTTGGGAGGAAGTCAGTGCTTGAGGCATATGCAGATATCCTTTTCAGATCTTGGAAGGGATCTGAGGAATCTTTAAGGGAAGAAATCGAGGATGGCTTCTTGCAAGGACTGATAGAAGGAGCAATTCATGCCAGCTCCAAACTGCTTGCTGCCTCTGTAAGGAGAGTCTTAGGTGGGTTTATCGAACAGAGGATGACTGTTGGTGTTGAGAAGCTCCTCCTCCGACTCGTGGAACCAGTACTTTTCCGGTCGTTGCAGGTGCTTGCATTACTCTATTGTTCTTATTGAATTCAGTATTATTGTGCATGTAGTGCAATGCCACTCACTATGTCCTTTGTTCTGCTTAGTCATTGAACACATGCAGGTCTATGTCATTGAACTCACTATGACCGGCATGTCACTGCTAAGTCATTGAACACATGGGATTTTGCATCAAGAATATACTGAATTACAAAGGAACTATGATTCTGGATGTCTTCTTATTCATATGAATATCTTGGTTTTCATGACTAATATATGAAGATGACtgatatagattttttttatgcTCAGCCTTTTCTCTGATGGATGTTAATGATAGTTCTTGATGCAttttcaatagatgcttcatcagtttcacatatttgaaatatgagCAATTTAAAAAACACTAGATTTTTGCCTGTATCAAAAAACCATGCATAAAGTCTATTGTTGTTTTCCTTTCCAAAACTCtgcatttatttttctatttttttccaaAACTATAGAACAACAGTAATTTGGGGAATAACAAACATGAATGAAAAAAATTGTCGCTTGCAGCATCATGCTTAGTATGATCCTGTTCCAAGCAATTGTCACAGATTAGATGTTTAGAGAAAAATGTCCTTTGTTCTGCTAAATAATCCTACTTTTCTTTTGTTTGGTAGAGGAGATTCTTACACAAGTGATCAAGCATATCTAAAGATGAATCTGATCTAATTCAGAAGTGCTTGGAACTATTTTGCCTTGATTACcctatttgatgatgatgtttAACCTTTATCTGATAAGGGTAGATTACATAATggattattataaattatattaatatacaGTTTTTTTGGTAAATTATAAATTTGTTCATGTTATgcaacttttttttctttccttactaGTATATAATCTGTCAGGTTGCCAACTCCAATGTTCGCCAAAATGCATTGCATCTACTGTTGGATGTATTCCCACTTGAAGATCCAGATGCGACAAATGAAgtcaaagacagtttgctaaataaaCAGTTCTTCTTATTAGAGAAATTGCTTTTAGATGACTGTCCTGAAGTAAGGTCAGTTGCTGTTGAAGGTTCTTGTCGCATTCTTCATTTATTTTGGGAAATTATTCCTTCTTCAACCATAACAAAATTTTTAGCTAAAATTGTTGATAGCATGTCGATTGACATATGCTATGAAGTTAGGATGTCGTCCATTAATGGCATCATTTATTTGCTTCAAAATCCACAAAGTCATGAGGTAATGAAAGTTCTCCTTCCAAGATTGGGTTCCCTGTTTTCTGATCCTGTGCTTTCAGTTCGAGTTTCTGTTGTTGATCTTCTCCTAGCTGTTCGAGATCTACGTACTATCCAATTTAATAAGGTATGTACATAAAGTGTGGCtatctggtttttttttttccttccaaaaTCAACTATCACTTTTAATTTGATTCGTCTCAAGTTTGAATGCATTCCTGGAAGTTGTATGTTCAAGTTAGCTCTTTCCATGAGTATTTTTTTCATTTATCAGGTGGTTAGCTTGAATGACTTGTTGTCCTCCTTGGCAAATGATCATCCACGAGTTGCTAGCAAAATTACAAAGCTGCTCATTCCTTCTTACTTTCCATCAAAATTGGCTATTAAAGAGGCATGTAGCCGCTGTCTTGCCCTTATTAGACGGTCTCCTGATGCTGGGGCAAGGTTTTGTGAATTTGCTCTCTCACAGGGGTCATCTCCAAGGTCTCTCATGGAACTTGCCAGGGTCTGTGTCACTTTGGCTCTTTCACCTAAGGGCCTAGGTGTGGAGCAGATTGATGGCTTGGTTGTTGCTTCATCCAATATATGCCAGTGCTTGTCGAGTGAGTTGTCTGTTAAACGAGCTCTTAGCGAGTTGCTGCCGGCTAAGAAATTGAAACATTTGCTTACTGCAGCAACTTCTGAGCGTGCCCAGACAGCTATCTTGAGCATCGCTTCTGTTGTACCTACAGAAAACTTAGGTGGCATTTATGATAGCTGTATGGTTATCATAAGAAACTCAACTGGGCTATCTGATAATGTTGAAAGACAAGGAGTTGTAAAGGCAGCACAAAAGTTGATTTTTTCATGTGGTTGGTTTGATGAGATGTTCAAAGAATTAGCAAATATCTTACAGGATACTGCTTCTAATTTTCGAGTCAGATTTGGTTTAGGATCAACACAGCAGATCTTGCAAACTTCGAAAAAGAAAAAAGCTAGGTTACCCATGAAAATTTCATCAACAGATCAAGTGACTGGAAAAAGATCACAAGATCCTGGCACATCCAGTGATGATAAGGATTTTGccgttgcagcagcagcagcatggcAAGTAAAAAGTCTGCTTGCATCAGAAACAACTAGAAATGCTGTACTGAAATCTTCTATTTCAGAAATGGCATTTTCTGCACTAGGTGTTATTTCTGAGGTGTGTATTCAACAGTGTATGGAGTTGAAACAGTTGGACATGGAACCTCTCATGGCCTACACAACATTTGCCATATCCATGTCTTCTCAGAATGTTGGCTCAACTACAACTAATGATGTTGGCGGTGTCAAGGACaatgattttcatcaaaaaaGGTCATCTGTAGAGGTAGGTAGCTTCTTTTCTCAGCTTTCCTCTTTTGACGTGTTACAAAAATGAGTTATACTTTTGCATGAATTGTTGAAACTTTCAATTGAGAATTGTTATAGGGACCTATTTTATAGCTTAAATTTGACTTGACCACACAGTTGCCATTCTATAATTTTTTCATGTGAAAATATGTGAAAAATTTTCACAGTTATGATCTATATATATTGCCTTAAAGAGTATACTAGGCATTTCATGATTCTCTTCCTTCTGGTGGTAAATTATGGGCACAATAGATGATTATTCATCTATAAACAGTCACCAAAGTATGAAAAAAGGCGACATCAAAATTTACcttaatttttgtatatgaaGAGGTTGATAGGCAATAATTTGTAGCTAAGTTACATAAATTAGTTAGCAAATACTATTTTAAGCCATTCTTTCATTTTGCTAGGTTAATATCCATAACTGAATTGTGTTTGGGTTCTGTTATTGCATTCAGATTGAACAAACAGCCTATCTGAACTTTATCTGTAAATAATATTCAGTTCTGCAGAAAAACTTGTAACAAATGATGTAGGTGCAAATTTAAATGTGGTTTGATATTACCTACAAGAATTCTTAAAGGTGTTACAGTTTGTTAGATCAGTTGCACTAGTATCTTCAAAAATTGAGTAAATACTCTTCCTTTAAAGATGCATGATTTCTTCATATCCATGGACGGTCTGGCTATGAAGATGCAGAAATGGCCATTTCTGGTCCTCTTAGTTTTTGATGCTGGTTCTAATAAAAAAGTTTGCACTTCTCtctgttattttttttttccattttcttttGAAAATTGTGCTGGATTACTTGATGGCACATGTTGGAATAAGGTTTGAGGTTTATGGAGAGAGGTTGGTGTTGATGGAATATTTTGTGCAGGAAATTCAGAATGTGGATTTGGGTCTACAGAATTGTGACTCTGATATTGAGGTTTTTGTAATGTTTATGTAatcgaatccatggttttattcaATACAATGTGGTGGTAATTGAGTAGTTGTATTGCtatgatgtatatcatgaaagTTAAGCAGCCTTCCTGAAATGATTTATTGATCCAAAATTGCTAACGATGACCAGTAGGAGATAACATATATAGAGATTTAAACTTGGCATATGTGCTTCTAAATCATCTAGGTTGCCTCAAATGACCTCCCTTTTCATGATAGGAAGTCAACTATGACCATGTCCAATATCTGATCCAACATTAGCTGTAAAAAGGGACATTTTTGGAAGGCTTCTACATTTTTTGAAGGTTCTGAAACACTTATGGAGTATAATGTTTTACTTTTAAACTTTAAAGCTACACATTCTCAATCAGAAATTAGTAGTTAGTTTACTTACTGCTATGTTTCATATTGATTTTATTTGTAAACAGGAAACTCTAGATCATGCATTGGATCACATAGTCAATTGTGCTGATAAAATCTTCTCAGAACATGCTTCTGGAAAACCCAATCAAAATTCTGAGTATGGAGTTGAGACTTCACAGCGTCGGAAATCCAAGCGTAAAGAGGCTCAGGAAAGCATCCCAAATTCAACTGAAGGTAGTTAGAATTGAATCTGCAAATCATTTTAGCAAATAAGATTAACATTACCTAAAACTGGTCATATTGCTTTGTTCCTTTAAGCAGATAACAATATGGCTATTGACTGACCAAGTCCTGCAAATCTCACTTTTTTAACtcgtcattaatataatgatcacTGAGTCATTCATAAGAGCTACCTGAATGCTACTGTAGACATTTTATTTGTACAATTAAGTCATACAACCTTGTTTTTATTTTCAGGTGATCAAGTGGCTTCTTTTGAAGTTAAAAGGATAGAGAAAATGGTGAAGTTGCACATGGCAATTATGAAATTTGTTGTTGATGCTGAAACAATACGGCATACCAACCAAAACCATAGAAGGTACCTAAAGTTTGCATCAGATCACATTCGACATATAGTCTCAGTTTTAAAAAGACATCAACACCAAAAGTCATCTAACCAGGAAGAGGTTTTGAAGGATAAGCAGGATGAAAGTTTTAAGGATATCATCACATACTTGAAAAGTTCATTTTCATACGCAGCCAAGCTACTGCATTTGGTCCTGAAGTGCTCTAATGAGTCTTCAGCACCATCGCCGGAAGCCTTCTATCTTGCAAATGATCTTCTAGATCTAATTACCTCTGTTGAAATGTATGTTGGTAGTCGACATGCTTCGAATGTAGTCTCTGTTGCCAAGTCATGGTTGCCTACTCTCATATTGGGGTTGGGctgcaaccaattgatgatgtcaGAGAAAGAGAGCAATTTGGAGTTAGCTGATCTCCTTGAAGCTAAATTTCCAGTGTGGCTTTCTGTTCTGGGCAAGATTGAGTTACACAGAGATTGTGATCTCAGCCAATATGATGATGATCAAACCCCCAAACTGCCAACTTCTGCTTTTGAAAATCTTATAGAGATGCTACTCATCCTGCTAAATAAGGGAAGCCCAAGAATATTGGACGCTGTCGGTGTTGTCATATTGGCAGGTCTGGAGGTTGCATTAAAAAGGGCAGACTTCAGCTTGGTTTTCGGCCTGGTCCATTTTACATGCATGAAAATGTTAGGAAATGAATCTGCTCCCTTGGAAGAACTTGAACTAACGTCTTGTTCCTTGCAGAAGATCTACCAGTGGATAGAGCAGGATCTCAGAGACCATCACATCAACAAAGATGGAAGGCACCAGTTAGAAAGTGCTCACTCACTAATTCAATCTCTTTTGTGATTCAACCGCTTGCATTTCATCGTTCCAAATTACAACTAGAGTTGAAAAACCAAGATTCTTGTTCTACAAGGcaaagcaagaaaaagaaaagtcttGCGACTCTTGGCACTCTTAAATCACTTGTATCTGATATAGTGTTTGTATAGCTGCAATGAGATGAGGCAAGGATGAGTTGTGTGTTTGACGCTTGCAACTTTAGTTTAGACTGCAGTATTATTTTGATTGTACATGTAAATATGCTTGTTTCAATTGTTCATGATTAATATTCTTGCTTCGAATTGGTGGGTGCCATGGTCTGAAACATGATCTGATTGTAAATTTAGTGTGTTGATCCATCAGAAAATAAGAGAATCTATAACCAACAGCAGTAATGATCTTAGCTCTAAGAGTCATTATTTTGAGAGAACAATTCTATGAATTGTTATCTAAAACGTGTGATCGACGACTCGCATAACATAGATGCTTTAACTGGACACTGAAATCATGTTCTATagcaatatttttatataatggcTTCTGAATGAGGACATAGTCATGGAATCAAAATATTATTGGATAAATACTCGATAAAACAACTGTTTGATCCTACTTTAACCATGCTTGTGGAGATCATATCTGAAGTAGGCCCATCAATCATAGAGGTGATAAATATGATCCAAGAACAAACACTAGAGATTCTTATGACTTATCTAACAGCTCATATCTAGGGATTATACTATTGTTGTGGGGTCACCAAATCGAAGACAAGTGATTCGAATCTTTATATGTCCTCAGTGAGATGTACATTTTTGTCCTATTAATGTCCTTTGACATAGGGAATGTGACATGGGTTAATGTAAACAaggttataataataataataactcccAAAGAGATGCCTACAGGGGTTGTTTACGAGTGGTAGACAAAGGCTCAACGAAGCAATGTGGAAGagtctcaagagggacatcgtgctaCAGTGGGTGGGCATTCTACCAGGAAGCAGCGAGTAGAATCCATTTCCCAGGCAGGCAGTTGCCTGCCGCATGCAAGCCTTGTTGCAACAGATGGCCCTACTAATGGACATAGCAAAGCAGGAATTACCTTGAAATCAAAAGCAGCCAGCAAAGTTTTAGACTTGTCAGAGAAAAAGGTTGGATTGCTGGTGCTGCTGACAAGATACAGCCATTTTGCTGCTTCCAGCACACAAAGCAAGAAGGTGCAGCAGATCATATGCCAGACGA harbors:
- the LOC135623091 gene encoding transcription factor bHLH84-like gives rise to the protein MAQESTWSSFDATMLAEEESRMIAQLLSNYQCFGEPDRDVGCCELPPSSCCSSHAADSCCCWSANETSNPSLCYWSQSGDESDGAHAIGTVPVFTNHCLVGDQVAVNQTLSMHEPTAAHAEMPKRKRESHASEGDFRRQSSKKKLQAPTNVQALKNVKKARPGRNQKSIVCGDEEENNARSSGRSCCSHSSEEDSQAFQADLNAKTRSNRWPATDPQSLYARQRRERINARLRTLQNLVPNGTKVDISTMLEEAVRYVKFLQLQIKLLSSDELWMYAPVVHGGMIDGRVNSEIFVSANTCNEWF
- the LOC135623898 gene encoding uncharacterized protein LOC135623898, whose translation is MEKRLRSSTTSSSADEILSSAVSLAATKTSKSSLRSLIFSLPASADLVTSLPPALHLSISRSLDAFKNSLRACSSASAAALGRSSRSPPTKRSRQSSRAQTPEAAGAEGSDNPISPETLDHLRNLKAYAFVAHLCVSHPNNLFAPSVLLPSVRSLHDGLVLYEWDPALLSQVASLCEEWWKANLPGRENLVSQSLPFLLSSSLTEGKKADVRRVYALREAFLLFDYVDESIEDMKTLLVRCVITPVYLKMDEGRKFVAFMLGLNGQLMKESLVLMKSQIPFGRKSVLEAYADILFRSWKGSEESLREEIEDGFLQGLIEGAIHASSKLLAASVRRVLGGFIEQRMTVGVEKLLLRLVEPVLFRSLQVANSNVRQNALHLLLDVFPLEDPDATNEVKDSLLNKQFFLLEKLLLDDCPEVRSVAVEGSCRILHLFWEIIPSSTITKFLAKIVDSMSIDICYEVRMSSINGIIYLLQNPQSHEVMKVLLPRLGSLFSDPVLSVRVSVVDLLLAVRDLRTIQFNKVVSLNDLLSSLANDHPRVASKITKLLIPSYFPSKLAIKEACSRCLALIRRSPDAGARFCEFALSQGSSPRSLMELARVCVTLALSPKGLGVEQIDGLVVASSNICQCLSSELSVKRALSELLPAKKLKHLLTAATSERAQTAILSIASVVPTENLGGIYDSCMVIIRNSTGLSDNVERQGVVKAAQKLIFSCGWFDEMFKELANILQDTASNFRVRFGLGSTQQILQTSKKKKARLPMKISSTDQVTGKRSQDPGTSSDDKDFAVAAAAAWQVKSLLASETTRNAVLKSSISEMAFSALGVISEVCIQQCMELKQLDMEPLMAYTTFAISMSSQNVGSTTTNDVGGVKDNDFHQKRSSVEETLDHALDHIVNCADKIFSEHASGKPNQNSEYGVETSQRRKSKRKEAQESIPNSTEGDQVASFEVKRIEKMVKLHMAIMKFVVDAETIRHTNQNHRRYLKFASDHIRHIVSVLKRHQHQKSSNQEEVLKDKQDESFKDIITYLKSSFSYAAKLLHLVLKCSNESSAPSPEAFYLANDLLDLITSVEMYVGSRHASNVVSVAKSWLPTLILGLGCNQLMMSEKESNLELADLLEAKFPVWLSVLGKIELHRDCDLSQYDDDQTPKLPTSAFENLIEMLLILLNKGSPRILDAVGVVILAGLEVALKRADFSLVFGLVHFTCMKMLGNESAPLEELELTSCSLQKIYQWIEQDLRDHHINKDGRHQLESAHSLIQSLL